A single genomic interval of Hippoglossus stenolepis isolate QCI-W04-F060 chromosome 24, HSTE1.2, whole genome shotgun sequence harbors:
- the LOC118103451 gene encoding homeodomain-interacting protein kinase 1-like → MYQHVTSCCVHLISSSTDKPLKPKKTFRDRVEKFFGKGRFGKVVECVDTKTDENVAIKMTTDYFQENARKEAADADRSHIIVHDEPTCPSFEVVDVTLDEYLKDVKFMTISEIRPVLQQLATALLCLEDLDIVHSDIKPENIMVLDKWQKPLQVKLIEFGLARQGPDIHPGSGGQSLLYRAPEVMLGLRHRQPIDMWSVGLTVAEMALGRPLLPGKHEYDIMKKIVKTLGEPPTDQLDAGPRSMQYFNICGTWRLKVCIHRSFYPSIHPSIHDLP, encoded by the exons ATGTATCAACATGTGACTTCATGTTGTGTCCATCTCATCTCGTCCTCCACAGACAAGCCCCTGAAACCCAAGAAAACCTTCCGCGACAGGGTGGAGAAGTTTTTCGGCAAGGGAAGGTTTGGAAAGGTCGTGGAGTGTGTGGACACTAAAACTGACGAAAACGTGGCCATCAAGATGACCACAGATTATTTCCAGGAGAATGCGCGGAAAGAG GCTGCAGATGCAGATCGAAGCCACATCATTGTCCACGATGAGCCCACATGTCCCAGCTTTGAGGTTGTGGACGTGACTCTGGATGAATACTTGAAGGATGTCAAGTTTATGACCATCTCTGAGATCCGGCCtgttctgcagcag cTGGCGACTGCACTGCTCTGCCTGGAAGACCTGGATATTGTCCACAGCGATATCAAACCGGAGAACATCATGGTGCTGGATAAGTGGCAGAAACCGCTACAAGTGAAGTTGATTGAATTTGGACTTGCTCGCCAAGGCCCCGACATACATCCAGGCTCAGGGGGACAGAGTCTGTTATACAG GGCTCCAGAGGTCATGTTGGGTCTCCGTCACAGGCAGCCTATTGACATGTGGTCTGTAGGATTGACTGTGGCAGAGATGGCTCTGGGCCGCCCCCTGTTACCTGGGAAACACGAGTACGACATC ATGAAAAAGATTGTGAAAACGTTGGGTGAACCGCCCACGGACCAACTGGACGCTGGACCACGCAGCATGCAGTATTTCAATATCTGTGGGACATGGAGACTGAAGGTATGCATCCA
- the LOC118103442 gene encoding FERM, ARHGEF and pleckstrin domain-containing protein 1 isoform X3: protein MVEPADRPSTAGQRLGATESFGVSTLEPGLRPPAQPPGRLVSIRVQMLDDTQEVFQISQRSPGKVLFDLACVHLNLTEGDYFGLEYQDQRKMTVWLDLLKPTLKQIRRPKNTILRFVVKFFPPDHTQLMEELTRYLFALQIKRDLACGRLICNDTSAALMVSHIIQSEIGDFDETQSWQHLLHNKYLPDQDAIRDKITDCHRKHVGQTPAESDYQLLEIARRLEMYGVRLHPAKDREGSKLNLSVAHTGVLVFQGYTKINAFNWSKIRKLSFKRKRFLIKLRADPAQSAHHDTLEFAMASRDCCKIFWKISVEYHAFFRLFEEPKAKAKPILFTRGSSFRFSGRTQKQVIDYVKDSELKKVPFERKHSKVLSHSGMSPLSSSFRLQVPKESAMSVALADQPDSARLSHRAETNGSEEPPPVVASANGFQDIPVAPGSDPIQSRRNHGSTGSAPDQHLLNPGSPGSDDSPLGSPRLVVNGNGSMNGQGMGSDGVLGPGQIAEGQQLSPLTSPLLTEAGYVRNEDEEEARRKFPTDKAYFIAKELLTTERTYLNDLQVVTESFQSSVGKDEAFPDLVQNLISSNYDPIHKFHQGFLKEVEQRLAQWEGRSNAHIKGDYQRIGDVLLKNIQGLRQLTVNLQKHSECLVELERACRSSRKVETLCRDFEQQRVCYLPFNIFLLRPLHRLLHYKLILERLCKHYPPTHDDFRDSRAGLADITEMVLQLQGTMMKMENFQKLLELKKDLTGIDNLAIRGREFIRLGCLSKLSGKGLQQRMFFLFSDSLVYTSRGTTPVNQFKVHGQLPLYGMTIRESEEEWGVPHSFTLFGQRQSVVVAASCASEMERWVEDIRMAIDLAEQSSSPSDDLLSTSLTDNKLSEDGVAEQESEDELCGSRSSLERQGHRGNTTVHVCWHRNTSVSMVDFSVAVENQLSGNLLRKFKNSNGWQKLWVVFTNFSLFFYKSHQDDYPLASLPLLGYSVTVPSESENIHKDYVFKLHFKSHVYYFRSESEYTFERWMEVIRSATCSSSHSLLSTRKELY from the exons caaCGTTCTCCTGGCAAAGTGCTGTTCGACCTGGCTTGTGTCCACCTCAACCTGACGGAGGGGGACTACTTCGGACTGGAGTACCAGGACCAGCGCAAGATGACG GTGTGGCTGGACCTGCTGAAGCCGACGCTGAAACAGATCAGAC GGCCTAAAAACACCATCCTCCGTTTCGTGGTGAAGTTCTTCCCTCCTGACCACACACAGCTCATGGAGGAGCTGACTCG gtATCTGTTCGCCCTGCAGATTAAACGCGACCTCGCCTGCGGTCGCCTCATCTGCAACGACACCAGCGCCGCCCTCATGGTCTCCCACATCATTCAGT cgGAGATCGGAGACTTCGATGAGACCCAGAGCTGGCAGCATCTCCTCCACAATAAGTACCTGCCCGACCAGGACGCCATCAGAGACAAGATCACCGACTGCCACCGCAAGCATGT CGGGCAGACTCCTGCAGAATCGGACTACCAGCTGCTGGAAATCGCCCGGCGGTTGGAAATGTACGGCGTTCGTCTGCACCCAGCCAAGGACAGAGAGGGATCGAAGCTCAACCTGTCGGTGGCACACACCGGGGTGCTGGTCTTCCAG GGCTACACCAAGATCAACGCCTTCAACTGGTCTAAGATTCGCAAGCTGAGCTTCAAACGCAAAAGGTTCCTAATTAAGCTGCGAGCCGACCCCGCT CAGAGCGCACACCACGACACGCTGGAGTTCGCCATGGCCAGCAGGGACTGTTGTAAGATCTTCTGGAAGATCAGCGTCGAGTATCACGCCTTCTTCAGGCTCTTCGAGGAGCCCAAGGCCAAAGCCAAGCCCATCCTCTTCACCAGAGGGTCCTCATTCCGCTTCAG TGGTAGAACTCAGAAGCAGGTCATCGATTACGTGAAAGACTCGGAGCTCAAGAAAGTTCCATTTGAAAG gAAGCACAGTAAGGTTCTGTCCCACAGCGGCATGTCCCCTCTGTCTTCGTCCTTCAGATTACAAGTGCCAAAAGAG AGTGCCATGTCCGTCGCGTTAGCAGACCAGCCTGACTCAGCCAGGTTGAGCCATCGAGCTGAGACGAACGGTTCTGAGGAGCCGCCGCCGGTTGTGGCCTCCGCCAACGGTTTCCAAGATATACCGGTGGCTCCTGGCTCGGACCCGATTCAGTCCAGACGGAACCACGGCAGCACGGGATCAGCGCCGGACCAGCACCTCCTCAACCCAG GAAGTCCCGGCTCAGACGACTCTCCGCTGGGAAGTCCCCGCCTGGTGGTCAACGGCAACGGCTCGATGAATGGACAGGGCATGGGCAGCGACGGTGTCCTGGGCCCGGGTCAGATTGCGGAGGGACAGCAGTTATCGCCGCTCACCAGCCCGCTGCTCACTGAGGCCGGATACGTCCGCaacgaggatgaggaggaggcgaggaggaaG TTTCCCACAGACAAGGCCTACTTCATCGCCAAGGAGCTGTTGACCACGGAGCGGACCTACCTCAACGACCTGCAGGTCGTCACAGAG TCCTTCCAGAGCTCTGTGGGCAAAGACGAGGCGTTCCCAGACCTCGTTCAGAACCTGATCTCTTCCAACTACGATCCGATCCACAAGTTCCACCAGGGATTCCTCAAAGAGGTGGAGCAGCGGCTGGCACAGTG gGAGGGTCGCTCCAACGCCCACATTAAGGGAGACTATCAGCGGATCGGTGATGTTCTACTGAAGAACATTCAGGGTCTGAGG CAGTTGACCGTTAACCTCCAGAAACATTCAGAGTGTCTGGTTGAACTGGAACGTGCCTGCAG GTCCAGTCGCAAGGTGGAGACTCTGTGTCGAGACTTTGAGCAGCAGCGGGTTTGCTACCTGCCCTTCAACATCTTCCTGCTGCGACCGCTCCATCGCCTGCTGCACTACAAGCTCATCCTGGAGCGGCTCTGCAAGCACTACCCCCCCACGCACGACGACTTCAGGGACTCTAGAG cGGGCCTGGCGGACATCACTGAGATGGTGCTGCAGCTTCAAGGCACCatgatgaagatggagaactTCCAGAAGCTCCTGGAGCTGAAGAAAGACCTGACCGGCATCGACAACCTCGCCATCCGCGGAAGG GAGTTCATCAGGCTCGGCTGCCTCAGCAAGCTCTCAGGGAAAGGTCtccagcagaggatgttcttcctg TTCAGTGACTCCCTGGTGTACACCAGTCGAGGGACGACCCCGGTCAATCAGTTTAAAGTTCACGGCCAGCTGCCTCTTTATGGCATGACG atcagagagagtgaggaggagtggGGAGTCCCTCATTCCTTCACCTTGTTCGGACAGCGGCAGTCAGTGGTGGTGGCggccag CTGTGCGTCGGAGATGGAGCGGTGGGTGGAGGACATCAGGATGGCGATCGACCTCgccgagcagagcagcagcccCAGCGATGACCTGCTCTCCACGAGCCTCACCGACAACA AGCTGTCGGAGGACGGCGTGGCCGAGCAGGAGTCGGAGGACGAGCTCTGCGGCTCGCGCTCGTCCCTGGAGCGCCAGGGTCACCGCGGCAACACCACCGTGCACGTCTGCTGGCACCGCAACACCAGCGTGTCCATGGTGGACTTCAGCGTCGCCGTAGAG AACCAGCTGTCAGGTAACCTGCTGAGGAAGTTCAAGAACAGTAATGGCTGGCAGAAGCTCTGGGTGGTCTTCACCAACTTCAGCCTCTTCTTCTACAAGTCGCATCAG GATGACTACCCGCTGGCCAGCCTCCCTCTGCTGGGCTACTCCGTCACCGTCCCGTCCGAGTCGGAGAACATCCACAAAGATTACGTCTTCAAGCTCCACTTCAAGTCCCACGTCTACTACTTCAGATCAGAGAGCGAGTACACATTTGAAAG GTGGATGGAGGTGATCCGCAGCgccacctgctcctccagccACTCGCTGCTGAGCACCAGGAAGGAGCTTTACTGA
- the LOC118103442 gene encoding FERM, ARHGEF and pleckstrin domain-containing protein 1 isoform X2: protein MVEPADRPSTAGQRLGATESFGVSTLEPGLRPPAQPPGRLVSIRVQMLDDTQEVFQISQRSPGKVLFDLACVHLNLTEGDYFGLEYQDQRKMTVWLDLLKPTLKQIRRPKNTILRFVVKFFPPDHTQLMEELTRYLFALQIKRDLACGRLICNDTSAALMVSHIIQSEIGDFDETQSWQHLLHNKYLPDQDAIRDKITDCHRKHVGQTPAESDYQLLEIARRLEMYGVRLHPAKDREGSKLNLSVAHTGVLVFQGYTKINAFNWSKIRKLSFKRKRFLIKLRADPASAHHDTLEFAMASRDCCKIFWKISVEYHAFFRLFEEPKAKAKPILFTRGSSFRFSGRTQKQVIDYVKDSELKKVPFERKHSKVLSHSGMSPLSSSFRLQVPKESAMSVALADQPDSARLSHRAETNGSEEPPPVVASANGFQDIPVAPGSDPIQSRRNHGSTGSAPDQHLLNPGSPGSDDSPLGSPRLVVNGNGSMNGQGMGSDGVLGPGQIAEGQQLSPLTSPLLTEAGYVRNEDEEEARRKKFPTDKAYFIAKELLTTERTYLNDLQVVTESFQSSVGKDEAFPDLVQNLISSNYDPIHKFHQGFLKEVEQRLAQWEGRSNAHIKGDYQRIGDVLLKNIQGLRQLTVNLQKHSECLVELERACRSSRKVETLCRDFEQQRVCYLPFNIFLLRPLHRLLHYKLILERLCKHYPPTHDDFRDSRAGLADITEMVLQLQGTMMKMENFQKLLELKKDLTGIDNLAIRGREFIRLGCLSKLSGKGLQQRMFFLFSDSLVYTSRGTTPVNQFKVHGQLPLYGMTIRESEEEWGVPHSFTLFGQRQSVVVAASCASEMERWVEDIRMAIDLAEQSSSPSDDLLSTSLTDNKLSEDGVAEQESEDELCGSRSSLERQGHRGNTTVHVCWHRNTSVSMVDFSVAVENQLSGNLLRKFKNSNGWQKLWVVFTNFSLFFYKSHQDDYPLASLPLLGYSVTVPSESENIHKDYVFKLHFKSHVYYFRSESEYTFERWMEVIRSATCSSSHSLLSTRKELY from the exons caaCGTTCTCCTGGCAAAGTGCTGTTCGACCTGGCTTGTGTCCACCTCAACCTGACGGAGGGGGACTACTTCGGACTGGAGTACCAGGACCAGCGCAAGATGACG GTGTGGCTGGACCTGCTGAAGCCGACGCTGAAACAGATCAGAC GGCCTAAAAACACCATCCTCCGTTTCGTGGTGAAGTTCTTCCCTCCTGACCACACACAGCTCATGGAGGAGCTGACTCG gtATCTGTTCGCCCTGCAGATTAAACGCGACCTCGCCTGCGGTCGCCTCATCTGCAACGACACCAGCGCCGCCCTCATGGTCTCCCACATCATTCAGT cgGAGATCGGAGACTTCGATGAGACCCAGAGCTGGCAGCATCTCCTCCACAATAAGTACCTGCCCGACCAGGACGCCATCAGAGACAAGATCACCGACTGCCACCGCAAGCATGT CGGGCAGACTCCTGCAGAATCGGACTACCAGCTGCTGGAAATCGCCCGGCGGTTGGAAATGTACGGCGTTCGTCTGCACCCAGCCAAGGACAGAGAGGGATCGAAGCTCAACCTGTCGGTGGCACACACCGGGGTGCTGGTCTTCCAG GGCTACACCAAGATCAACGCCTTCAACTGGTCTAAGATTCGCAAGCTGAGCTTCAAACGCAAAAGGTTCCTAATTAAGCTGCGAGCCGACCCCGCT AGCGCACACCACGACACGCTGGAGTTCGCCATGGCCAGCAGGGACTGTTGTAAGATCTTCTGGAAGATCAGCGTCGAGTATCACGCCTTCTTCAGGCTCTTCGAGGAGCCCAAGGCCAAAGCCAAGCCCATCCTCTTCACCAGAGGGTCCTCATTCCGCTTCAG TGGTAGAACTCAGAAGCAGGTCATCGATTACGTGAAAGACTCGGAGCTCAAGAAAGTTCCATTTGAAAG gAAGCACAGTAAGGTTCTGTCCCACAGCGGCATGTCCCCTCTGTCTTCGTCCTTCAGATTACAAGTGCCAAAAGAG AGTGCCATGTCCGTCGCGTTAGCAGACCAGCCTGACTCAGCCAGGTTGAGCCATCGAGCTGAGACGAACGGTTCTGAGGAGCCGCCGCCGGTTGTGGCCTCCGCCAACGGTTTCCAAGATATACCGGTGGCTCCTGGCTCGGACCCGATTCAGTCCAGACGGAACCACGGCAGCACGGGATCAGCGCCGGACCAGCACCTCCTCAACCCAG GAAGTCCCGGCTCAGACGACTCTCCGCTGGGAAGTCCCCGCCTGGTGGTCAACGGCAACGGCTCGATGAATGGACAGGGCATGGGCAGCGACGGTGTCCTGGGCCCGGGTCAGATTGCGGAGGGACAGCAGTTATCGCCGCTCACCAGCCCGCTGCTCACTGAGGCCGGATACGTCCGCaacgaggatgaggaggaggcgaggaggaaG AAGTTTCCCACAGACAAGGCCTACTTCATCGCCAAGGAGCTGTTGACCACGGAGCGGACCTACCTCAACGACCTGCAGGTCGTCACAGAG TCCTTCCAGAGCTCTGTGGGCAAAGACGAGGCGTTCCCAGACCTCGTTCAGAACCTGATCTCTTCCAACTACGATCCGATCCACAAGTTCCACCAGGGATTCCTCAAAGAGGTGGAGCAGCGGCTGGCACAGTG gGAGGGTCGCTCCAACGCCCACATTAAGGGAGACTATCAGCGGATCGGTGATGTTCTACTGAAGAACATTCAGGGTCTGAGG CAGTTGACCGTTAACCTCCAGAAACATTCAGAGTGTCTGGTTGAACTGGAACGTGCCTGCAG GTCCAGTCGCAAGGTGGAGACTCTGTGTCGAGACTTTGAGCAGCAGCGGGTTTGCTACCTGCCCTTCAACATCTTCCTGCTGCGACCGCTCCATCGCCTGCTGCACTACAAGCTCATCCTGGAGCGGCTCTGCAAGCACTACCCCCCCACGCACGACGACTTCAGGGACTCTAGAG cGGGCCTGGCGGACATCACTGAGATGGTGCTGCAGCTTCAAGGCACCatgatgaagatggagaactTCCAGAAGCTCCTGGAGCTGAAGAAAGACCTGACCGGCATCGACAACCTCGCCATCCGCGGAAGG GAGTTCATCAGGCTCGGCTGCCTCAGCAAGCTCTCAGGGAAAGGTCtccagcagaggatgttcttcctg TTCAGTGACTCCCTGGTGTACACCAGTCGAGGGACGACCCCGGTCAATCAGTTTAAAGTTCACGGCCAGCTGCCTCTTTATGGCATGACG atcagagagagtgaggaggagtggGGAGTCCCTCATTCCTTCACCTTGTTCGGACAGCGGCAGTCAGTGGTGGTGGCggccag CTGTGCGTCGGAGATGGAGCGGTGGGTGGAGGACATCAGGATGGCGATCGACCTCgccgagcagagcagcagcccCAGCGATGACCTGCTCTCCACGAGCCTCACCGACAACA AGCTGTCGGAGGACGGCGTGGCCGAGCAGGAGTCGGAGGACGAGCTCTGCGGCTCGCGCTCGTCCCTGGAGCGCCAGGGTCACCGCGGCAACACCACCGTGCACGTCTGCTGGCACCGCAACACCAGCGTGTCCATGGTGGACTTCAGCGTCGCCGTAGAG AACCAGCTGTCAGGTAACCTGCTGAGGAAGTTCAAGAACAGTAATGGCTGGCAGAAGCTCTGGGTGGTCTTCACCAACTTCAGCCTCTTCTTCTACAAGTCGCATCAG GATGACTACCCGCTGGCCAGCCTCCCTCTGCTGGGCTACTCCGTCACCGTCCCGTCCGAGTCGGAGAACATCCACAAAGATTACGTCTTCAAGCTCCACTTCAAGTCCCACGTCTACTACTTCAGATCAGAGAGCGAGTACACATTTGAAAG GTGGATGGAGGTGATCCGCAGCgccacctgctcctccagccACTCGCTGCTGAGCACCAGGAAGGAGCTTTACTGA
- the LOC118103442 gene encoding FERM, ARHGEF and pleckstrin domain-containing protein 1 isoform X1 produces the protein MVEPADRPSTAGQRLGATESFGVSTLEPGLRPPAQPPGRLVSIRVQMLDDTQEVFQISQRSPGKVLFDLACVHLNLTEGDYFGLEYQDQRKMTVWLDLLKPTLKQIRRPKNTILRFVVKFFPPDHTQLMEELTRYLFALQIKRDLACGRLICNDTSAALMVSHIIQSEIGDFDETQSWQHLLHNKYLPDQDAIRDKITDCHRKHVGQTPAESDYQLLEIARRLEMYGVRLHPAKDREGSKLNLSVAHTGVLVFQGYTKINAFNWSKIRKLSFKRKRFLIKLRADPAQSAHHDTLEFAMASRDCCKIFWKISVEYHAFFRLFEEPKAKAKPILFTRGSSFRFSGRTQKQVIDYVKDSELKKVPFERKHSKVLSHSGMSPLSSSFRLQVPKESAMSVALADQPDSARLSHRAETNGSEEPPPVVASANGFQDIPVAPGSDPIQSRRNHGSTGSAPDQHLLNPGSPGSDDSPLGSPRLVVNGNGSMNGQGMGSDGVLGPGQIAEGQQLSPLTSPLLTEAGYVRNEDEEEARRKKFPTDKAYFIAKELLTTERTYLNDLQVVTESFQSSVGKDEAFPDLVQNLISSNYDPIHKFHQGFLKEVEQRLAQWEGRSNAHIKGDYQRIGDVLLKNIQGLRQLTVNLQKHSECLVELERACRSSRKVETLCRDFEQQRVCYLPFNIFLLRPLHRLLHYKLILERLCKHYPPTHDDFRDSRAGLADITEMVLQLQGTMMKMENFQKLLELKKDLTGIDNLAIRGREFIRLGCLSKLSGKGLQQRMFFLFSDSLVYTSRGTTPVNQFKVHGQLPLYGMTIRESEEEWGVPHSFTLFGQRQSVVVAASCASEMERWVEDIRMAIDLAEQSSSPSDDLLSTSLTDNKLSEDGVAEQESEDELCGSRSSLERQGHRGNTTVHVCWHRNTSVSMVDFSVAVENQLSGNLLRKFKNSNGWQKLWVVFTNFSLFFYKSHQDDYPLASLPLLGYSVTVPSESENIHKDYVFKLHFKSHVYYFRSESEYTFERWMEVIRSATCSSSHSLLSTRKELY, from the exons caaCGTTCTCCTGGCAAAGTGCTGTTCGACCTGGCTTGTGTCCACCTCAACCTGACGGAGGGGGACTACTTCGGACTGGAGTACCAGGACCAGCGCAAGATGACG GTGTGGCTGGACCTGCTGAAGCCGACGCTGAAACAGATCAGAC GGCCTAAAAACACCATCCTCCGTTTCGTGGTGAAGTTCTTCCCTCCTGACCACACACAGCTCATGGAGGAGCTGACTCG gtATCTGTTCGCCCTGCAGATTAAACGCGACCTCGCCTGCGGTCGCCTCATCTGCAACGACACCAGCGCCGCCCTCATGGTCTCCCACATCATTCAGT cgGAGATCGGAGACTTCGATGAGACCCAGAGCTGGCAGCATCTCCTCCACAATAAGTACCTGCCCGACCAGGACGCCATCAGAGACAAGATCACCGACTGCCACCGCAAGCATGT CGGGCAGACTCCTGCAGAATCGGACTACCAGCTGCTGGAAATCGCCCGGCGGTTGGAAATGTACGGCGTTCGTCTGCACCCAGCCAAGGACAGAGAGGGATCGAAGCTCAACCTGTCGGTGGCACACACCGGGGTGCTGGTCTTCCAG GGCTACACCAAGATCAACGCCTTCAACTGGTCTAAGATTCGCAAGCTGAGCTTCAAACGCAAAAGGTTCCTAATTAAGCTGCGAGCCGACCCCGCT CAGAGCGCACACCACGACACGCTGGAGTTCGCCATGGCCAGCAGGGACTGTTGTAAGATCTTCTGGAAGATCAGCGTCGAGTATCACGCCTTCTTCAGGCTCTTCGAGGAGCCCAAGGCCAAAGCCAAGCCCATCCTCTTCACCAGAGGGTCCTCATTCCGCTTCAG TGGTAGAACTCAGAAGCAGGTCATCGATTACGTGAAAGACTCGGAGCTCAAGAAAGTTCCATTTGAAAG gAAGCACAGTAAGGTTCTGTCCCACAGCGGCATGTCCCCTCTGTCTTCGTCCTTCAGATTACAAGTGCCAAAAGAG AGTGCCATGTCCGTCGCGTTAGCAGACCAGCCTGACTCAGCCAGGTTGAGCCATCGAGCTGAGACGAACGGTTCTGAGGAGCCGCCGCCGGTTGTGGCCTCCGCCAACGGTTTCCAAGATATACCGGTGGCTCCTGGCTCGGACCCGATTCAGTCCAGACGGAACCACGGCAGCACGGGATCAGCGCCGGACCAGCACCTCCTCAACCCAG GAAGTCCCGGCTCAGACGACTCTCCGCTGGGAAGTCCCCGCCTGGTGGTCAACGGCAACGGCTCGATGAATGGACAGGGCATGGGCAGCGACGGTGTCCTGGGCCCGGGTCAGATTGCGGAGGGACAGCAGTTATCGCCGCTCACCAGCCCGCTGCTCACTGAGGCCGGATACGTCCGCaacgaggatgaggaggaggcgaggaggaaG AAGTTTCCCACAGACAAGGCCTACTTCATCGCCAAGGAGCTGTTGACCACGGAGCGGACCTACCTCAACGACCTGCAGGTCGTCACAGAG TCCTTCCAGAGCTCTGTGGGCAAAGACGAGGCGTTCCCAGACCTCGTTCAGAACCTGATCTCTTCCAACTACGATCCGATCCACAAGTTCCACCAGGGATTCCTCAAAGAGGTGGAGCAGCGGCTGGCACAGTG gGAGGGTCGCTCCAACGCCCACATTAAGGGAGACTATCAGCGGATCGGTGATGTTCTACTGAAGAACATTCAGGGTCTGAGG CAGTTGACCGTTAACCTCCAGAAACATTCAGAGTGTCTGGTTGAACTGGAACGTGCCTGCAG GTCCAGTCGCAAGGTGGAGACTCTGTGTCGAGACTTTGAGCAGCAGCGGGTTTGCTACCTGCCCTTCAACATCTTCCTGCTGCGACCGCTCCATCGCCTGCTGCACTACAAGCTCATCCTGGAGCGGCTCTGCAAGCACTACCCCCCCACGCACGACGACTTCAGGGACTCTAGAG cGGGCCTGGCGGACATCACTGAGATGGTGCTGCAGCTTCAAGGCACCatgatgaagatggagaactTCCAGAAGCTCCTGGAGCTGAAGAAAGACCTGACCGGCATCGACAACCTCGCCATCCGCGGAAGG GAGTTCATCAGGCTCGGCTGCCTCAGCAAGCTCTCAGGGAAAGGTCtccagcagaggatgttcttcctg TTCAGTGACTCCCTGGTGTACACCAGTCGAGGGACGACCCCGGTCAATCAGTTTAAAGTTCACGGCCAGCTGCCTCTTTATGGCATGACG atcagagagagtgaggaggagtggGGAGTCCCTCATTCCTTCACCTTGTTCGGACAGCGGCAGTCAGTGGTGGTGGCggccag CTGTGCGTCGGAGATGGAGCGGTGGGTGGAGGACATCAGGATGGCGATCGACCTCgccgagcagagcagcagcccCAGCGATGACCTGCTCTCCACGAGCCTCACCGACAACA AGCTGTCGGAGGACGGCGTGGCCGAGCAGGAGTCGGAGGACGAGCTCTGCGGCTCGCGCTCGTCCCTGGAGCGCCAGGGTCACCGCGGCAACACCACCGTGCACGTCTGCTGGCACCGCAACACCAGCGTGTCCATGGTGGACTTCAGCGTCGCCGTAGAG AACCAGCTGTCAGGTAACCTGCTGAGGAAGTTCAAGAACAGTAATGGCTGGCAGAAGCTCTGGGTGGTCTTCACCAACTTCAGCCTCTTCTTCTACAAGTCGCATCAG GATGACTACCCGCTGGCCAGCCTCCCTCTGCTGGGCTACTCCGTCACCGTCCCGTCCGAGTCGGAGAACATCCACAAAGATTACGTCTTCAAGCTCCACTTCAAGTCCCACGTCTACTACTTCAGATCAGAGAGCGAGTACACATTTGAAAG GTGGATGGAGGTGATCCGCAGCgccacctgctcctccagccACTCGCTGCTGAGCACCAGGAAGGAGCTTTACTGA